A genomic region of Leishmania braziliensis MHOM/BR/75/M2904 complete genome, chromosome 33 contains the following coding sequences:
- a CDS encoding putative carboxypeptidase, which yields MEAYKKLETIFTKIYHLDHFLSLGHWDMNTNMPPKGEDARGEAMAVLGELRFSFITAPEVKDLIENATKGSGELNTVQCANLREMTRAWKSATALSTEFVGRKMRLTTRAHSVWRDSRTTNDFKKFLPVLKDLVELAREEGSYLAAGTSLSPYEALMNQYEPDITTQKLDEVYASVKSWLPQLLKDILQKQSGDSVIEYSQKFPQNKQEALCREFMKVWRFDMDAGRLDVSPHPCTEMTKEDCRITTNYVEETFVQSLYGVIHEVGHGKYEQNCGPRELITQPVCNARSLGIHESQSLFAEFQIGHATAFIDYLTTRLPEFFEAQPAFSQENMRKVLQRVQPGYIRIDADEVCYLLHVILRYEIERDLMMGKMEADDVPRVWSEKMQAYLGLSTTGRDDVGCLQDVHWSMGSFGYFPTYSLGAMYAAQIMASIRKEIGDDKVDQCLRTGELDSILEKQREKIWDHGCVYNTDDLVLRATGEVLNPEHLRRHLEARYLK from the coding sequence ATGGAGGCGTACAAGAAGCTCGAGACGATCTTTACGAAGATCTATCACCTGGACCACTTCCTCAGCCTGGGCCACTGGGACATGAACACAAACATGCCCCCCAAGGGCGAGGACGCGCGCGGCgaggcgatggcggtgctggGGGAGCTCCGCTTCAGCTTCATAACGGCACCAGAGGTGAAGGACCTGATTGAGAATGCGACCAAGGGCAGTGGCGAACTGAATACAGTGCAGTGCGCGAACTTGCGGGAGATGACGCGTGCGTGGaagagcgccaccgccttgtCGACTGAGTTCGTGGGCCGCAAGATGCGCCTCACGacacgcgcgcacagcgTGTGGCGCGACAGCCGCACCACAAACGACTTCAAAAAATTCCTGCCGGTGCTGAAAGACCTGGTTGAGCTCGCCCGAGAGGAAGGTTCCTACCTTGCTGCCGGcacttccctctctccgtaCGAGGCGCTCATGAACCAGTATGAGCCGGACATCACGACCCAGAAGCTGGATGAGGTGTATGCAAGTGTGAAGTCATGGCTGCCGCAGTTGCTGAAGGACATTCTGCAGAAGCAGTCTGGCGACTCGGTGATCGAGTACTCGCAGAAGTTTCCGCAGAACAAGCAGGAGGCACTCTGCAGGGAGTTCATGAAGGTGTGGCGCTTCGACATGGACGCCGGTCGTCTCGACGTcagcccccacccctgcacGGAAATGACAAAGGAGGACTGCCGAATCACGACAAATTATGTCGAGGAGACGTTTGTGCAAAGCCTGTACGGCGTCATCCACGAGGTTGGTCATGGCAAGTACGAGCAGAATTGTGGCCCGCGCGAGCTTATTACGCAGCCGGTGTGCAACGCGCGCTCTCTTGGCATACACGAAAGCCAGAGCCTCTTTGCAGAGTTTCAGATAGGCCACGCGACGGCCTTCATCGACTATCTCACGACTCGCCTACCCGAGTTCTTCGAGGCACAGCCAGCTTTCTCGCAGGAGAACATGCGCAAGGTtctgcagcgcgtgcagcctGGGTACATTCGCATCGATGCCGACGAGGTGTGCTACTTGCTGCATGTGATCCTGCGTTACGAGATCGAGCGTGACCTGATGATGGGCAAGATGGAGGCGGACGATGTGCCACGCGTGTGGAGCGAGAAGATGCAGGCCTACCTGGGTCTCTCAACGACTGGCCGTGACGATGTTGGGTGCCTCCAGGACGTGCACTGGTCCATGGGCTCGTTCGGCTACTTTCCGACCTACTCACTTGGTGCCATGTATGCGGCACAGATTATGGCGAGCATCCGAAAGGAGATTGGTGACGACAAGGTGGATCAGTGCCTGCGCACCGGTGAGCTCGATTCCATCCTGGAGaagcagagggagaagatCTGGGACCACGGGTGCGTGTACAACACAGACGACCTGGTGCTGCGTGCGACGGGCGAAGTGCTAAACCCcgagcacctgcgccgccacctggaGGCGCGCTACCTAAAGTAG
- a CDS encoding putative isocitrate dehydrogenase — MAESISFVKGELVVPTHPIIPYIEGEGIGKEITEVAHRVFDAAVAKEYGATRKISWVEVLAGEKAFEKKGTWLPAETIEAFDKYHVGMKGPLGTPVGEGIRSLNVVLRRELDLFVCQRPVRWFTGVGSPIRHPEWVDMVVFRENTEDIYSGIEWAEGTPEVAKFADFLQKEMGVTMVRFPETSAYGVKPVSVEGSERLVRAAVRYAIDHHLPSVTLVHKGNIMKYTEGGFKKWGYALAEREFPEAVFTMTQYDAIKTKSGKEAAETALREATDSGKVVIKDCICDSFLQNTILRPLDYSVIATTNLNGDYVSDQLAALVGGIGISPGANINYTTGHAIFEATHGTAPDIAGQGKANPSSLILSGAMMFDYMGWSEVSARIVNALEMVFQANMATSDLARQMVGAKSLSTADFGDAIIRKINGEGE; from the coding sequence ATGGCAGAGTCCATCTCTTTTGTGAAGGGGGAGCTGGTCGTGCCAACGCACCCCATTATCCCCTACATTGAGGGTGAGGGAATCGGGAAGGAGATCACAGAGGTGGCGCATCGCGTTTTcgacgcagcggtggcgaaggAGTACGGTGCGACGCGGAAGATCTCGTGGGTGGAAGTGCTCGCAGGGGAGAAAGCGTTCGAGAAGAAGGGCACTTGGCTGCCAGCGGAGACCATCGAGGCATTTGACAAGTACCACGTAGGCATGAAGGGCCCACTAGGGACGCCGGTCGGCGAAGGAATTCGCTCACTAaacgtggtgctgcgccgcgagcTGGACTTGTTTGTGTGCCAGCGTCCTGTGCGATGGTTTACCGGCGTCGGCTCGCCGATCCGTCACCCGGAGTGGGTGGACATGGTTGTGTTCCGCGAGAACACGGAGGACATCTACTCGGGCATCGAGTGGGCGGAGGGTACCCCCGAGGTTGCGAAATTTGCCGACTTTCTGCAGAAGGAGATGGGCGTGACGATGGTGCGCTTCCCTGAGACAAGCGCGTATGGTGTGAAGCCAGTTTCGGTGGAGGGGAGCGAGCGACTGGTgcgtgcagcggtgcggtACGCTATTGATCACCACCTTCCGTCCGTCACCCTGGTGCACAAGGGTAACATCATGAAATACACAGAAGGAGGTTTCAAGAAGTGGGGCTACGCTTTGGCGGAGCGCGAGTTCCCTGAGGCCGTCTTCACAATGACTCAGTACGACGCCATTAAGACAAAAAGCGGcaaggaggcggcagagacAGCGCTACGAGAAGCGACGGACAGCGGCAAAGTAGTGATCAAAGATTGCATCTGCGACTCCTTCCTGCAAAACACAATTCTTCGTCCATTAGACTATAGCGTAATTGCCACAACGAACCTAAACGGCGATTACGTGTCGGACCAGCTGGCTGCTCTTGTCGGTGGCATTGGTATTTCTCCAGGGGCGAACATCAACTACACGACCGGCCACGCCATTTTCGAGGCGACCCACGGGACGGCACCGGATATTGCTGGACAAGGCAAAGCGAACCCGTCCTCGCTAATCCTCTCTGGGGCTATGATGTTTGACTACATGGGGTGGTCTGAGGTGTCGGCGCGCATCGTCAACGCACTTGAAATGGTTTTTCAAGCTAACATGGCAACGAGCGATCTTGCGCGGCAGATGGTTGGCGCAAAGTCACTCTCGACAGCAGATTTTGGGGATGCGATCATCCGGAAGATCAACGGTGAAGGGGAGTAG